A DNA window from Danio aesculapii chromosome 14, fDanAes4.1, whole genome shotgun sequence contains the following coding sequences:
- the magt1 gene encoding magnesium transporter protein 1, with product MLHKLLIVVFLVVCLHDMRLNGQKKKETLLSEKVSQMMEWVSKRAVVRLNGEKFKRLVRAHPRNYSVIVMFTALQPQRQCTVCRQADEEYQILANSWRYSSAFTNRIFFAMVDFDEGSDVFQMVNFHNLFYV from the exons ATGTTGCATAAACTATTGATAGTTGTTTTCCTCGTTGTTTGTCTACATGACATGCGATTAAATGGGCAGAAAAAGAAGGAA ACCCTGCTTTCAGAGAAGGTCAGTCAGATGATGGAGTGGGTCAGTAAGCGTGCAGTGGTCCGGCTGAATGGTGAAAAATTCAAGAGATTGGTTCGAGCTCATCCACGAAACTATTCTGTCATTGTCATGTTCACAGCTCTTCAGCCACAGAGACAGTGTACAGTCTGCAG ACAGGCGGATGAAGAGTACCAGATCCTTGCAAACTCTTGGCGGTATTCGAGTGCATTTACTAACAGGATTTTCTTTGCAATGGTGGATTTTGATGAAGGTTCAGATGTTTTTCAGATGGTAAACTTTCACAATTTATTTTACGTTTGA